In Campylobacter sp. VBCF_01 NA2, one DNA window encodes the following:
- the eno gene encoding phosphopyruvate hydratase, producing MVFVENVYAIEVLDSRGNPTVKATVELSDGTVASAVVPSGASTGKREALELRDKDARFGGKGVLKAVANVNEAIAEAIVGADAYNQKFIDDTMLELDGTENYSNLGANAVLGVSMAVARAAAKSLNMPLYRYLGGANASVLPVPMFNIINGGAHANNSVDFQEFMIMPFGFDNFSDALRAAAEIYQTLKKILNDAGHSTAVGDEGGFAPNLKDNEEPIKIIMSAIEKAGYKPGEQIKIALDVASSELYEDGKYKLEGREFTSEELIEYYANLCEKYPIFSIEDGLSEDDWDGWKKLTERLGKKVQLVGDDLFVTNEKILLEGIKKGVANAILIKPNQIGSVSQTMQTVRLAQRNGYRCIMSHRSGESEDAFIADFAVALNTGEIKTGATSRSERNAKYNRLLEIECESDEFLGNKL from the coding sequence ATGGTATTCGTAGAAAATGTGTATGCAATCGAGGTTTTAGATAGCAGAGGTAATCCGACGGTTAAAGCCACAGTCGAGCTAAGCGACGGCACGGTAGCGAGCGCAGTAGTGCCAAGTGGGGCAAGCACTGGCAAAAGAGAGGCTTTGGAGTTACGCGATAAAGACGCGAGATTTGGCGGAAAAGGCGTGCTAAAAGCGGTCGCTAATGTAAATGAAGCAATCGCTGAGGCAATCGTGGGAGCCGATGCGTATAATCAAAAATTTATCGATGATACTATGTTAGAGCTTGACGGCACTGAGAATTACTCAAATTTAGGCGCAAATGCTGTTTTGGGCGTATCTATGGCGGTTGCAAGAGCGGCTGCAAAAAGCCTAAATATGCCACTATATCGCTATTTGGGTGGGGCAAACGCTAGCGTTTTGCCTGTGCCGATGTTTAATATCATCAATGGTGGCGCACACGCAAACAACAGCGTGGATTTCCAAGAATTTATGATTATGCCGTTTGGTTTCGATAATTTCAGCGACGCTTTGCGCGCAGCAGCCGAGATTTATCAAACTTTAAAGAAAATCCTAAATGACGCAGGTCATAGCACAGCTGTGGGCGATGAGGGTGGTTTTGCACCAAATTTAAAAGACAACGAAGAGCCGATTAAAATCATTATGAGCGCAATCGAAAAGGCTGGATACAAACCAGGCGAGCAGATTAAAATCGCCCTAGATGTCGCTTCTAGCGAGCTTTACGAGGACGGAAAATACAAATTAGAAGGCAGAGAATTCACAAGCGAAGAGCTAATCGAATACTACGCGAATTTGTGCGAAAAATACCCGATTTTCTCTATCGAAGATGGTCTAAGCGAAGATGACTGGGACGGCTGGAAAAAGCTAACTGAGCGCCTTGGCAAAAAAGTGCAACTCGTGGGCGATGATTTGTTTGTAACAAACGAGAAAATTTTACTAGAAGGTATCAAAAAAGGCGTGGCAAATGCGATTTTGATTAAACCAAATCAAATTGGCTCTGTTAGCCAAACCATGCAAACCGTGCGCCTAGCGCAACGCAACGGCTATCGTTGCATTATGAGCCACAGAAGTGGTGAGAGCGAAGATGCGTTTATCGCTGATTTTGCGGTCGCGCTAAATACAGGCGAAATCAAAACAGGCGCTACTTCAAGAAGCGAGCGAAACGCAAAATACAACCGCTTGCTTGAAATCGAGTGCGAAAGCGACGAATTTTTAGGCAACAAACTATAA
- the recA gene encoding recombinase RecA, with the protein MDEGKKKTLDAALKSIDKAFGKGTLVRLGDKQVEAIDAISTGSVGLDIALGIGGVPKGRIIEIYGPESSGKTTLTLHIIAECQKAGGICAFVDAEHALDVKYAANLGVDTDNLYVSQPDFGEQALDIVETLAKSGAIDLIIVDSVAALTPKSEIDGDMGDQHVGLQARLMSQALRKLTGVVHKMGTTVIFINQIRMKIGMTGYGSPETTTGGNALKFYSSVRIDIRKIATLKQNEEPIGNRAKVKVVKNKVAPPFKVAEFDIMFGKGVSKVGELIDYGVKLDIVDKSGAWFSYGDTKLGQGRENAKIYLENNPSVADEILGKIKEQMGSEGVNLSDSSDDDKGEE; encoded by the coding sequence GGCAAAGGCACTTTGGTTCGCCTTGGCGATAAGCAAGTCGAGGCGATCGACGCGATATCCACAGGCTCAGTCGGCCTTGATATCGCCCTTGGAATCGGTGGCGTGCCAAAGGGCAGAATTATCGAAATTTACGGACCAGAAAGCTCTGGTAAAACTACTTTGACACTTCATATCATCGCCGAGTGCCAAAAGGCTGGCGGAATTTGCGCATTTGTCGATGCCGAGCACGCGCTAGATGTCAAATACGCCGCAAATTTGGGCGTAGATACAGACAATCTATATGTAAGCCAACCTGATTTTGGCGAGCAGGCCCTTGATATCGTCGAAACCCTAGCCAAAAGTGGCGCAATTGATTTGATAATTGTAGATAGCGTCGCAGCACTTACGCCAAAGAGCGAAATCGACGGCGATATGGGCGATCAGCATGTAGGACTTCAAGCTAGACTTATGAGCCAAGCTCTTCGCAAACTCACAGGCGTCGTGCATAAAATGGGAACAACGGTGATTTTCATCAACCAAATTCGTATGAAAATCGGTATGACAGGATACGGCTCGCCAGAGACCACCACAGGCGGAAATGCGCTGAAATTTTACTCATCAGTGCGTATCGATATCCGCAAAATCGCCACACTCAAACAAAATGAGGAACCAATCGGCAACCGCGCGAAGGTAAAAGTGGTCAAAAACAAGGTGGCTCCGCCGTTTAAAGTGGCAGAATTTGACATTATGTTTGGCAAGGGCGTTTCCAAAGTCGGCGAGTTAATAGATTATGGCGTCAAACTCGACATTGTCGATAAAAGTGGCGCGTGGTTTAGCTATGGCGATACGAAGCTTGGTCAAGGCAGAGAAAATGCCAAAATTTACCTAGAAAACAATCCAAGCGTAGCTGATGAAATTCTAGGCAAAATAAAAGAACAAATGGGAAGCGAAGGCGTGAATTTAAGCGATTCTAGCGATGATGATAAAGGAGAAGAATAA